In Macadamia integrifolia cultivar HAES 741 chromosome 13, SCU_Mint_v3, whole genome shotgun sequence, one DNA window encodes the following:
- the LOC122059254 gene encoding cation/H(+) antiporter 20-like has product MTFNLTSVKTSSDGAWQGDNPLNYAFPLLIIQIILVLVVGRFLAFLLKPLRQPNVIAEIIGGILLGPSALGRNKTYLHKIFPSWSTPILESVASIGLLFFLFLVGLELDLKSVRRSGRKAFSIAAAGITLPFISGVGVAYVLRGTVQGAKEAGYLQFLVFMGVSLSITAFPVLARILAELKILTTQLGETAMAAAAFNDLVAWVLLALAVALAGNGSGGIHKSPVVCVWVLLSGVVFVVFMMVVIRSVMTWVGRKCSSQQEAGDEIYIFLTLGGVLVSGFMTDLIGIHSIFGAFVFGLTVPKEGEFAGKLILRIEDFVSGLLLPLYFASSGLKTDVTKMHGGEAWGLLVFVIATTCAGKILGTFFAAMINGVPARESLTLGVLMNTKGLVELIVLNIGKEKKVLNDEIFAILVLMALFTTFVTTPIVIALYKPARRAFLHTQRKLQRESPSNSIGELRILACVRGPGNVPSLINLIESTRGKNKAPLKLYIMHLVELTERTSSIIMAQRARRNGLPLIDRLHNGDSHDGGVTVAFEAYGQLGRVKVRTVTAISALHTMHEDVCHVAEEKRVSMVILPFHKHGRGGGEMDNVGHGWRMVNRRILKESPCSVAVLVDRGLGGGGPNRNVPSPSANVTQGICVVFFGGPDDREALELGGRMAEHPGVRVTLIRFLEGAASLPNGQIMLQPSPEKCSEKNYSFSTAVMDREMEKELDEAAVAEFQRRWKGMAEYTEKKASNIVEGVVAIGRSGQYELIIVGKGRFPSTMVAELAERSAEHPELGPIGDVLAASGHGVVSSVLVIQQHDLVHANETPVCKIVDGDSNTNTRSSTTAASSV; this is encoded by the exons ATGACTTTCAATTTGACCTCTGTGAAGACCTCCTCCGATGGAGCATGGCAAGGCGATAATCCTCTCAATTACGCCTTCCCACTCCTCATCATCCAGATCATTCTGGTCCTTGTCGTCGGCCGCTTCTTAGCTTTCCTTCTCAAACCTCTCCGACAACCCAATGTTATTGCAGAGATTATT GGAGGAATCCTCTTAGGACCATCAGCTCTAGGTAGGAACAAAACTTACTTACACAAAATCTTCCCTTCATGGAGTACTCCCATACTAGAATCCGTCGCAAGCATTGGACTCTTATTCTTTCTCTTCCTAGTGGGTCTCGAGCTAGATCTAAAATCAGTCCGACGAAGCGGACGAAAAGCTTTCTCAATCGCCGCCGCCGGAATCACTCTCCCTTTCATCTCCGGCGTTGGGGTTGCCTACGTTCTCCGGGGAACCGTCCAAGGAGCTAAAGAAGCTGGTTACCTTCAATTCCTTGTTTTCATGGGTGTATCTCTCTCCATCACAGCCTTCCCTGTCTTGGCCCGCATTTTAGCCGAGCTCAAAATCCTCACCACCCAACTCGGCGAGACGGCCATGGCCGCCGCGGCTTTTAACGACTTGGTTGCGTGGGTTTTACTCGCTCTGGCAGTGGCTTTAGCCGGGAACGGTAGTGGTGGAATACATAAGAGTCCAGTGGTGTGTGTTTGGGTGCTTTTATCTGGGGTGGTTTTTGTGGTCTTCATGATGGTGGTTATCCGGTCGGTGATGACGTGGGTTGGCCGGAAATGTTCTTCGCAGCAAGAAGCCGGCGACGAAATTTACATATTCTTGACATTAGGAGGAGTTCTTGTATCGGGTTTCATGACGGATCTGATAGGGATACATTCTATATTTGGGGCTTTCGTGTTTGGGTTGACGGTACCTAAAGAAGGTGAGTTTGCGGGGAAGTTAATACTGAGGATAGAAGATTTCGTATCAGGGCTTTTGCTGCCACTTTACTTTGCTTCTAGTGGGCTTAAGACGGATGTGACGAAGATGCATGGAGGAGAAGCTTGGGGGTTACTGGTTTTTGTCATTGCCACTACTTGTGCTGGGAAGATTCTGGGTACCTTCTTTGCGGCCATGATCAATGGAGTACCAGCTAGAGAGTCGTTGACCCTTGGGGTGCTCATGAACACCAAAGGGTTGGTGGAGCTTATTGTTCTTAACattgggaaagagaagaag GTGCTCAACGACGAGATATTTGCAATCCTAGTACTAATGGCACTCTTCACCACGTTCGTGACGACTCCAATTGTGATAGCTCTCTATAAACCAGCTCGCAGAGCCTTCCTCCATACCCAACGCAAGCTTCAACGAGAATCTCCTTCCAACTCCATAGGCGAGCTACGCATCCTTGCTTGCGTCCGCGGACCTGGAAACGTTCCCTCACTCATCAACCTCATTGAGTCAACCCGTGGAAAAAACAAAGCCCCACTCAAGCTTTACATCATGCACCTGGTTGAACTCACTGAGCGAACCTCATCCATCATCATGGCTCAACGCGCCCGCAGGAACGGCCTCCCTTTAATCGACCGCCTCCACAATGGCGACTCCCACGACGGCGGTGTCACCGTGGCTTTCGAGGCTTACGGTCAACTCGGACGAGTCAAAGTCCGAACCGTTACCGCCATATCAGCACTTCATACCATGCATGAGGATGTTTGCCACGTGGCGGAAGAGAAGAGGGTGAGTATGGTGATCCTTCCTTTTCATAAGCACGGTAGAGGTGGTGGTGAGATGGACAATGTAGGCCATGGCTGGAGAATGGTCAACCGAAGGATCTTAAAGGAGTCTCCTTGTTCTGTGGCTGTGCTCGTTGACCGTGGCCTCGGTGGTGGTGGGCCCAATCGAAATGTTCCTTCACCAAGTGCCAACGTGACACAAGGTATCTGCGTTGTTTTCTTCGGTGGGCCCGACGATCGTGAGGCTTTGGAGTTGGGAGGACGAATGGCGGAACATCCAGGGGTGAGGGTCACATTGATACGCTTCCTTGAAGGGGCAGCGTCGCTGCCCAATGGACAGATTATGCTGCAGCCGTCGCCGGAAAAGTGCTCGGAGAAGAATTACAGCTTCTCAACCGCCGTGATGGATAGAGAAATGGAAAAGGAGTTGGATGAAGCGGCGGTGGCGGAGTTCCAGAGGAGGTGGAAAGGGATGGCAGAGTACACAGAGAAGAAGGCGAGCAATATAGTGGAAGGTGTGGTGGCGATTGGGAGGAGCGGACAGTATGAACTGATCATAGTAGGAAAGGGTAGGTTTCCGTCGACGATGGTGGCGGAACTGGCGGAGAGATCGGCGGAGCACCCGGAGTTGGGTCCTATTGGTGATGTGCTGGCGGCGTCGGGTCATGGGGTTGTATCATCGGTGCTGGTGATACAGCAACACGACTTGGTCCATGCCAATGAAACTCCTGTTTGCAAGATCGTCGACGGTGATTCCAACACAAACACACGTTCCTCCACAACTGCGGCTTCTTCTGTGTGA